The following proteins come from a genomic window of Labeo rohita strain BAU-BD-2019 chromosome 25, IGBB_LRoh.1.0, whole genome shotgun sequence:
- the LOC127156610 gene encoding histone H2B, producing the protein MPEPAKSAPKKGSKKAVTKTAGKGGKKRKRSRKESYAIYVYKVLKQVHPDTGISSKAMGIMNSFVNDIFERIAGESSRLAHYNKRSTITSREIQTAVRLLLPGELAKHAVSEGTKAVTKYTSSK; encoded by the coding sequence ATGCCTGAACCAGCGAAGTCTGCGCCCAAGAAGGGCTCAAAGAAGGCCGTCACCAAGACCGCCGGCAAAGGAGGAAAGAAGCGCAAGAGGTCCAGGAAGGAGAGCTATGCTATCTACGTCTACAAAGTGCTGAAGCAGGTTCATCCTGATACTGGTATTTCTTCTAAGGCGATGGGGATCATGAATTCTTTCGTCAACGACATCTTCGAGCGCATCGCCGGTGAATCGTCTCGTCTCGCTCACTACAACAAGCGCTCCACCATCACATCTAGAGAGATCCAGACCGCCGTGCGTCTGCTGCTGCCCGGTGAGCTGGCCAAACACGCCGTGTCTGAGGGCACAAAGGCCGTGACCAAGTACACCAGCTCCAAGTGA